A genomic region of Rhodospirillales bacterium contains the following coding sequences:
- a CDS encoding peroxiredoxin — protein MLGVGDLMPEFEITGVKPGFMAHEEGGESAFETITQDSFAGKWKVFFFYPKDFTFVCPTEIIEFANLAPEFEKRNCVVLGGSSDNEFCKLAWRREHPGLRQLNQWAFADTNGSLIDGLGVRDYEAGVCLRATFIVDPDNIIQHVSVNGLNVGRNPEETLRILDAAQSGELAPCARPLGGATIDPHAEAEKINKAA, from the coding sequence ATGCTTGGTGTTGGCGATTTGATGCCCGAATTTGAAATTACCGGGGTTAAGCCCGGATTTATGGCCCACGAGGAAGGCGGCGAGTCCGCATTTGAAACAATTACGCAAGACAGCTTTGCCGGTAAGTGGAAGGTTTTCTTCTTCTACCCGAAGGACTTTACGTTCGTTTGCCCGACGGAAATCATTGAATTTGCCAATCTGGCGCCGGAATTTGAAAAACGCAACTGCGTGGTTCTGGGCGGCAGCTCTGACAACGAATTTTGCAAACTGGCATGGCGCCGCGAACACCCGGGTCTGCGGCAGCTGAACCAGTGGGCGTTTGCCGATACCAACGGTTCTCTGATTGACGGGCTGGGCGTTCGTGATTACGAAGCCGGCGTGTGTCTGCGGGCGACGTTTATTGTTGATCCGGATAATATCATCCAGCACGTTTCCGTTAATGGCCTGAATGTTGGCCGGAACCCGGAAGAAACACTGCGGATTTTGGATGCGGCGCAATCCGGCGAACTGGCGCCCTGTGCGCGTCCGCTGGGCGGGGCGACGATCGACCCGCATGCCGAAGCCGAGAAAATTAACAAGGCGGCATAA
- a CDS encoding periplasmic heavy metal sensor — MSRTFKIIFTLSVVLNLLLVGAVGSFALKMAGRMPGHDPAFKEDLTPETRHLMARTFRERHDEIKTHIKKGQDSRKALMDVMAAEKFDPEAYDRAVEDLIAVKGEMMRGFAGTVRELAKDLPVEERKKLGRHLADFGRPGGHRHQQRKMRSDQPVPDTTGKE, encoded by the coding sequence ATGAGCCGGACATTCAAAATCATTTTTACTCTATCAGTGGTGCTGAACTTGCTGCTTGTTGGGGCGGTCGGCAGTTTTGCCCTGAAAATGGCCGGGCGTATGCCGGGGCACGATCCGGCTTTCAAGGAAGATTTAACCCCGGAGACCCGGCATTTGATGGCCCGGACGTTCCGGGAGCGTCATGATGAAATTAAAACGCACATTAAAAAGGGACAAGACAGCCGCAAAGCCTTGATGGATGTTATGGCGGCTGAAAAGTTTGATCCGGAGGCCTATGATCGCGCGGTGGAGGATCTGATTGCCGTGAAAGGCGAAATGATGCGCGGTTTTGCCGGTACTGTGCGTGAGTTGGCCAAGGATTTGCCGGTGGAGGAGCGAAAGAAGCTTGGGCGGCATCTGGCCGATTTCGGACGTCCGGGCGGACATCGTCACCAGCAGCGTAAAATGCGCTCCGATCAACCGGTGCCGGATACCACCGGAAAAGAATAA
- a CDS encoding sigma-70 family RNA polymerase sigma factor, with product MAGRALDQYDDESLVALIKQQDHRAFSILVNRHTDRFYGLAWRMTANNQEAEDIVQEAFLKLWQNPALYNPRKNAKFVTWFYRVVTNISIDRLRRNKKTVGVDHFDYVADDRAGQDENMEADERQEYLERAIQDLPDKQKTALNLCFYEGLSNKEAADIMGVKIKALESLLMRAKAGIKDRLIRQGLREV from the coding sequence ATGGCCGGTCGGGCCTTGGATCAGTACGATGACGAGAGCCTGGTGGCCCTGATTAAACAGCAGGACCATCGGGCTTTCTCTATACTCGTTAACCGTCATACTGACCGGTTTTACGGATTGGCCTGGCGGATGACGGCCAACAATCAGGAGGCGGAAGATATTGTGCAGGAAGCGTTTTTGAAGCTATGGCAAAATCCGGCGCTGTATAATCCGCGCAAAAACGCGAAGTTCGTGACGTGGTTCTACCGGGTGGTGACGAATATCAGTATTGACCGGTTGCGGCGTAATAAAAAAACGGTTGGGGTGGATCACTTCGATTATGTGGCGGATGACCGGGCTGGGCAGGATGAAAATATGGAGGCGGACGAACGGCAAGAATATCTGGAACGCGCCATTCAGGATCTGCCGGATAAACAGAAAACAGCTCTTAACCTTTGTTTTTACGAGGGGCTGAGCAACAAGGAAGCGGCCGATATTATGGGGGTCAAGATCAAGGCGCTGGAATCGCTATTGATGCGGGCCAAGGCCGGGATAAAAGACCGGTTGATCCGGCAAGGCTTAAGGGAGGTTTGA
- a CDS encoding AMIN domain-containing protein, whose product MKSRYMIMTVSCVALLSGCSWLEDWPPSGKEFTKAPPKPKAQVMQTADSTWLETDKQAMPVQRDQPRERDEVAMRRLESLEREVAQMRSDISMMMPALTRLSQIQGDLQVILQNYQPSGGMPTQTPYNDAHLDVQAMPEYVPPPPPAVSPQGMQQQAPSYYSTSPVTAPVPTPVTTPVHSAQPPVAPVPVYQPAAASAMAVSQVRFGEHGDKTRLVLDTSGSVPFRYDLDNGEQILMVELPGAAWNTTAQSQFANSPLIASYNAIPDGQGGTQLAIQLRRPAQILWAQSIPPAAGKGNRVVIDIAGM is encoded by the coding sequence ATGAAATCCAGATACATGATCATGACGGTATCGTGCGTAGCGCTTTTGAGCGGATGTTCCTGGCTGGAAGATTGGCCGCCGTCAGGCAAGGAGTTTACCAAAGCGCCGCCAAAACCCAAGGCGCAGGTCATGCAAACGGCCGATTCAACATGGCTGGAGACTGACAAGCAAGCGATGCCGGTGCAGCGCGATCAGCCTCGGGAACGGGATGAGGTGGCTATGCGCCGTCTGGAGAGTCTGGAGCGTGAAGTGGCGCAAATGCGCAGCGATATCAGTATGATGATGCCGGCTTTGACCCGTTTGAGCCAGATACAGGGCGACCTGCAGGTTATCTTACAGAATTACCAGCCGTCCGGGGGGATGCCCACCCAGACGCCGTATAACGATGCGCATCTGGATGTGCAGGCGATGCCGGAATATGTGCCGCCGCCGCCTCCGGCGGTTTCGCCTCAGGGGATGCAACAACAGGCGCCGTCCTATTATTCGACCAGTCCTGTGACGGCACCCGTACCTACGCCCGTTACGACGCCGGTGCATAGCGCCCAGCCGCCTGTAGCGCCGGTTCCCGTTTACCAGCCTGCGGCGGCATCAGCCATGGCGGTCAGTCAGGTTCGTTTTGGCGAGCATGGTGATAAAACCCGGCTTGTTCTGGATACGAGCGGCAGCGTTCCGTTTCGCTATGATCTGGATAACGGCGAGCAAATCCTGATGGTTGAATTGCCGGGCGCGGCCTGGAATACGACGGCCCAGAGCCAGTTTGCCAATTCACCGCTGATTGCGTCCTATAATGCCATTCCCGATGGGCAGGGAGGAACCCAGCTGGCGATCCAGCTGCGTCGTCCAGCGCAAATTTTGTGGGCGCAATCTATTCCGCCGGCTGCCGGGAAGGGCAACAGAGTTGTCATTGATATTGCCGGAATGTGA
- a CDS encoding glycosyltransferase family 4 protein, giving the protein MDMDKVSIRPKLLFVVTEDWYFYSHRLPMVRAAQRAGFDVAVVTHVNKHQAAIESAGVRVIPFSFERRSLNPFKALGHIARLKDIYREEKPDVVHHIAMKPVLYGAVAAWLSGGPRVVNAFAGLGFLFTAQTVLARFLRLALYGPFRFLLRRRGSLTLFQNVDDREALIALGLAAPENSVVIRGSGVDLEVFPFHPWRRPEPDFICVYAGRMIDIKGLPTMQAAFAILKDKAPQVKLWLCGRPDPANPGSWDEPRLRAWAADNPCVTYKGACAMEDIWPQAHLAVQASYGGEGVPKSLLEAAASGRPIIASDTPGCREVVADGENGFLVPPYDAVALADKIMALAGDYERCVAMGQASRKLVEGDLSAEGVARQAEALYRRFLED; this is encoded by the coding sequence ATGGACATGGATAAGGTTTCTATCAGGCCGAAGCTGCTTTTCGTCGTCACCGAGGACTGGTATTTCTATTCTCACCGTTTACCGATGGTGCGTGCGGCGCAGCGGGCCGGATTTGATGTGGCGGTTGTCACGCATGTTAACAAGCATCAGGCCGCTATTGAATCTGCCGGTGTGCGGGTTATTCCTTTTTCGTTTGAGCGGCGGAGTCTCAATCCGTTTAAGGCGCTGGGGCATATTGCACGTTTGAAAGATATTTACCGGGAAGAAAAGCCGGATGTGGTTCATCACATTGCCATGAAACCGGTGTTGTACGGGGCTGTGGCGGCCTGGTTGTCGGGGGGGCCGCGGGTCGTTAATGCGTTTGCCGGTCTGGGGTTTTTGTTCACGGCGCAAACGGTGCTTGCGCGTTTTTTACGGCTGGCGTTGTACGGACCGTTTCGTTTTTTATTGCGGCGGCGGGGCAGCCTTACGTTGTTCCAAAATGTCGATGACCGTGAGGCTTTGATTGCTTTGGGGCTTGCCGCACCGGAAAACAGTGTTGTGATTCGTGGGTCGGGCGTTGATCTTGAAGTTTTTCCTTTTCATCCGTGGCGGCGGCCTGAACCGGATTTTATCTGTGTTTATGCCGGCCGGATGATTGATATCAAGGGGTTGCCGACGATGCAGGCGGCTTTTGCAATACTGAAAGACAAAGCGCCGCAGGTGAAGTTATGGCTTTGTGGGCGACCGGACCCGGCGAACCCCGGATCGTGGGATGAGCCGCGTTTGCGCGCTTGGGCGGCTGACAATCCCTGTGTCACCTATAAGGGGGCGTGCGCCATGGAGGATATCTGGCCGCAGGCGCATCTGGCGGTGCAAGCGTCTTATGGCGGGGAGGGGGTGCCCAAATCCTTGCTGGAGGCGGCGGCCAGTGGCCGGCCGATTATTGCCAGCGATACGCCGGGGTGCCGCGAAGTGGTGGCGGATGGGGAAAACGGTTTTCTCGTTCCGCCTTATGATGCTGTAGCGCTGGCTGACAAAATTATGGCGCTGGCGGGGGATTACGAACGCTGTGTTGCCATGGGGCAGGCCAGCCGCAAACTGGTTGAAGGCGATTTGTCGGCAGAGGGCGTTGCCCGGCAAGCGGAAGCGCTTTACAGGCGTTTTCTTGAAGATTGA
- a CDS encoding undecaprenyl/decaprenyl-phosphate alpha-N-acetylglucosaminyl 1-phosphate transferase, with protein MTNVMQDLFFYPALAFILVVVIMPLAMRMAKVTGFIDVPGGRKKHEQPVPPVGGLVLFPVFVIMAALAGSAFPGFSALCMAIVILLATGALDDRFGVPAWTKFMVQFVAAFLIVVPGQASVAGLGNMFGFGEVWLGFMTVPFAIIATVLLINAVNLMDGLDGLAGGKGLIVMFWLAVGCVLSGETGFLAPILVLMGCLSGFLVYNLRHPFRKRASVFLGDAGSLALGAALAWFSIHLARFGHGEIIEPIAVAWVLALPIFDTCAQFARRMGEGRHPFDADHHHFHHHFINEGVEMAHSTAVILILAFITGLIGVLGTRLGVPLPFLTYTWIVLLFVHMFLSRQPHRIQRIIRFFRGGGKEAGHGHG; from the coding sequence ATGACAAATGTGATGCAGGATTTGTTTTTTTATCCGGCTTTGGCCTTTATTCTGGTGGTTGTGATTATGCCGCTTGCCATGCGTATGGCAAAGGTTACCGGTTTTATTGATGTGCCGGGCGGCCGCAAAAAGCATGAACAACCCGTTCCGCCGGTCGGCGGGCTTGTGCTGTTCCCGGTGTTTGTCATTATGGCGGCGCTGGCGGGGAGTGCGTTTCCCGGCTTTTCTGCTTTGTGCATGGCCATTGTTATCTTGCTGGCGACAGGGGCGCTGGACGATCGTTTCGGGGTGCCTGCCTGGACCAAATTTATGGTCCAGTTTGTGGCGGCATTTCTGATTGTCGTGCCGGGGCAGGCGTCTGTAGCCGGGCTGGGTAACATGTTTGGGTTTGGCGAGGTCTGGCTGGGCTTTATGACCGTGCCGTTTGCGATTATTGCGACGGTTCTTCTGATTAATGCCGTTAATCTGATGGACGGGCTGGACGGGCTGGCAGGCGGCAAGGGGCTTATTGTTATGTTCTGGTTGGCGGTTGGCTGCGTTTTGTCCGGCGAAACCGGTTTTTTGGCGCCGATATTGGTGCTGATGGGGTGTTTGTCCGGTTTTCTGGTTTACAATCTGCGTCATCCCTTTCGCAAGCGGGCTTCTGTGTTTCTGGGGGATGCTGGATCTCTGGCTCTGGGGGCGGCGCTGGCGTGGTTCAGCATTCATCTGGCCCGTTTTGGCCACGGGGAAATTATTGAACCTATTGCTGTCGCGTGGGTTCTGGCGCTGCCGATTTTTGATACGTGCGCCCAGTTTGCCCGCCGGATGGGGGAGGGACGGCATCCATTTGACGCCGATCACCATCATTTCCATCACCATTTTATCAATGAAGGGGTGGAAATGGCCCATTCTACGGCGGTTATCCTGATTTTGGCGTTTATTACCGGCCTGATCGGGGTTTTGGGAACGCGTCTGGGGGTACCCCTGCCGTTCCTGACCTATACATGGATCGTTTTGCTGTTTGTTCATATGTTTTTATCGCGCCAGCCGCACCGTATCCAGCGGATCATCCGTTTTTTCAGGGGCGGAGGCAAAGAGGCCGGCCATGGACATGGATAA
- a CDS encoding Flp family type IVb pilin: protein MAASDGAMIIEYSVLAAFLGVAIIGGTTLFGDNMNHVFGDIMSGALEDRMNGARG, encoded by the coding sequence ATGGCGGCCAGTGATGGGGCTATGATTATTGAATATTCTGTGCTCGCGGCTTTTCTTGGGGTTGCTATTATTGGTGGTACAACTCTTTTTGGTGACAATATGAATCATGTTTTTGGCGATATTATGTCGGGGGCTTTGGAAGACCGGATGAACGGCGCAAGAGGGTAG
- a CDS encoding Flp family type IVb pilin has translation MQKILRSWLFDRCGATALEYALIAAGIALAIVAAILVMGDSVAFLFSSADSALNTAAADI, from the coding sequence ATGCAAAAAATTCTGAGAAGCTGGCTTTTTGACCGGTGTGGGGCGACAGCATTGGAGTATGCGCTGATTGCTGCCGGGATTGCGCTGGCTATTGTGGCCGCTATTTTGGTCATGGGCGATTCCGTTGCTTTTCTGTTTAGTTCGGCAGATTCAGCCCTGAATACCGCGGCGGCTGATATCTGA
- the mnmC gene encoding bifunctional tRNA (5-methylaminomethyl-2-thiouridine)(34)-methyltransferase MnmD/FAD-dependent 5-carboxymethylaminomethyl-2-thiouridine(34) oxidoreductase MnmC, whose product MTQDTLYSDRFDDVYFSRAGGLDETRHVFMAGNGLPDAWAGRPCFTIAETGFGTGLNFLVAWQVFEETASPGQRLDFISFEKYPLEAETISGALAHWADLFGGRLARFLSLYPPCLRGGHRIDLSARVSLTLVFDDVNEALPTLVVPGGVDAWFLDGFTPAKNPDMWTETVFRGMARLSAPGATLATFTAAGFVRRGLAEAGFDVHKTKGFGHKRDMVVGRYAENPVAKNIKNDLNRIAIVGGGLAGTACAYVLGRYGKASTIFEASSDLAAGASGNRIGMLNPRFYARRSAESDFYTSAFALAGRVLRDMPDAVEFNPCGSLHFIADDEKRRRFEALTGPDGWPAEAARIVKASEASDLAGVPLDHEALWLPGGGTVNPAALCHAYAAGADIRLSTPVSSLVQTGQGWQVNGEDFDVVILACGAAVKAFDETSWLPVQTVRGQVTWIEEQPETGGLRCNLCYGGYITPARQGIHVIGSTFQKWLDHTDPLDEDDRDNLDKLTKYAPRLIEGANIVGQRAGLRTASQDRFPLIGAVPDAVDGDGTGGAVFPHLYLSTGHGSHGVISTLAGAVFLADDLAGRPSSLSRATIAALSPARFLIRRHRKTMVQV is encoded by the coding sequence ATGACGCAAGATACCCTCTATAGCGACCGGTTTGATGACGTTTACTTCTCGCGGGCGGGCGGGCTGGATGAAACGCGGCATGTTTTTATGGCCGGGAACGGGTTGCCGGATGCCTGGGCTGGACGGCCGTGTTTTACGATTGCCGAAACCGGGTTCGGGACGGGGCTGAATTTTCTGGTGGCATGGCAAGTGTTCGAGGAAACAGCCTCGCCGGGTCAGCGGCTTGATTTTATTTCCTTTGAAAAATATCCGCTGGAGGCAGAGACAATTTCGGGGGCGCTGGCGCATTGGGCCGATCTGTTTGGCGGGCGGCTGGCGCGTTTTTTAAGCCTGTATCCGCCGTGTCTGCGGGGGGGGCACCGGATTGACCTGAGCGCGCGCGTGTCTTTGACGCTGGTGTTTGATGATGTCAACGAGGCCTTGCCGACGCTGGTTGTGCCGGGCGGGGTCGATGCGTGGTTTCTGGACGGGTTTACGCCGGCCAAAAATCCGGATATGTGGACGGAAACGGTGTTTCGAGGCATGGCACGGCTGAGTGCGCCGGGGGCGACACTGGCAACCTTTACGGCGGCGGGGTTTGTTCGCCGGGGACTGGCGGAGGCCGGGTTTGACGTTCATAAAACCAAGGGTTTCGGCCATAAACGCGATATGGTTGTCGGACGTTATGCGGAAAACCCCGTCGCTAAAAATATAAAAAACGATTTGAACCGTATCGCTATTGTTGGTGGCGGGCTGGCCGGGACGGCCTGTGCCTATGTTTTAGGGCGTTACGGCAAGGCTTCAACCATTTTTGAAGCGTCTTCGGATTTGGCCGCCGGGGCGTCGGGAAACCGGATTGGTATGCTCAATCCGCGTTTTTATGCGCGGCGAAGCGCCGAGTCTGATTTTTATACGTCGGCTTTTGCGCTGGCCGGGCGGGTGCTGCGTGATATGCCGGATGCCGTTGAGTTTAACCCATGCGGTTCCTTGCACTTCATTGCGGATGATGAGAAGCGCCGGCGTTTTGAGGCGTTGACCGGGCCGGATGGATGGCCCGCAGAGGCGGCCCGGATTGTAAAGGCTTCCGAGGCTTCGGATTTGGCTGGTGTGCCTTTGGATCATGAGGCGCTCTGGTTGCCGGGGGGCGGTACGGTTAATCCGGCGGCGTTGTGTCATGCATATGCGGCCGGAGCCGATATTCGGCTAAGCACGCCTGTATCGTCGCTGGTGCAGACGGGGCAGGGCTGGCAAGTGAACGGTGAGGATTTTGACGTGGTTATTCTGGCCTGTGGCGCGGCCGTCAAGGCTTTTGATGAAACATCGTGGTTGCCGGTGCAAACGGTGCGCGGGCAGGTGACGTGGATCGAAGAGCAACCGGAAACCGGGGGGCTGCGGTGTAACCTGTGCTACGGCGGCTATATAACCCCGGCTCGGCAGGGGATTCACGTTATCGGCTCAACATTCCAGAAATGGCTCGATCATACCGATCCGCTGGATGAGGATGACCGGGATAATCTTGATAAGCTGACGAAATATGCGCCGCGGTTGATTGAAGGAGCCAATATTGTCGGCCAGAGAGCCGGTTTGCGGACGGCGTCGCAGGATCGTTTTCCCTTGATTGGCGCAGTGCCGGATGCCGTTGATGGCGATGGCACAGGCGGCGCTGTTTTTCCTCATCTTTATCTGAGTACCGGGCATGGGTCTCACGGTGTTATCAGCACGCTGGCCGGCGCGGTCTTTTTGGCGGACGATCTGGCCGGGCGGCCCAGTAGCTTATCGCGGGCGACGATTGCCGCGTTATCACCCGCCCGTTTTTTAATCCGGCGGCACCGCAAGACAATGGTACAGGTTTGA
- a CDS encoding M3 family metallopeptidase, which produces MTTNPLLEASTLPNHAPPFNRIKPDHYMPALEKAIEEARANIAAIKANPAAPDFENTIVALETAAETLGIVTSIFYNQLSAAGNDQLQALAEQIGPVSANFSADISHDPDLFARIKAVHDQGTDGLTSEQAMLLDDTYKGFVRSGALLDEKKKQRLREINERASVLSPQFSNNVTKSAESFELVIEDKADLSGLPDSAIDSAAHAAEEKGYKGKWLFTLDIPSYAPFMQFADNRALRETIWRAFSSRAYGGEFDNCETLLEIVRLRHERAHLLGYKTHAHFVLERRMAETPETVFDFLGTMQTTYKPAAQKDLEHLKAFAAKQGLEDDLKPWDVGYYSEKLKHSLFDFSDEDLRPYFPLTQVLDGVFEHFSALFHLRFKPSDAYSVWHQDVKAFDVYDLTDDSFLGTLYADFHPRTGKRSGAWKTSYRDQGLFHGKIERPVVAIVCNFTKPTKDKPSLLTHDEVLTLFHEMGHAMHALLARGTYPSQTGTNVLWDFVELPSQVQENWAYEKETLDRFARHYKTGEAIPAELIRKLQDAKNFMAGWGGLRQSAFGILDMAWHTQENPSSITDVAAFEDAELADISLFPRLAGPVSTSFSHVFAGGYAAGYYSYKWAEVLDADTFELFQERGLYDRPTAESYKNEILAKGGSEHPRILYRRFRGRDADPNALLRREGLLSDAA; this is translated from the coding sequence ATGACGACCAATCCGCTACTGGAAGCCTCAACGCTTCCCAATCATGCCCCGCCCTTTAACCGGATCAAACCGGACCATTACATGCCTGCGCTGGAAAAAGCCATTGAAGAAGCCCGCGCGAATATCGCGGCGATCAAAGCCAACCCCGCGGCCCCGGATTTTGAAAATACGATTGTCGCCTTGGAAACTGCCGCGGAAACACTGGGAATTGTAACATCCATCTTCTATAACCAGCTCTCCGCTGCCGGAAACGATCAGTTACAGGCACTAGCCGAACAAATAGGCCCGGTCAGCGCCAATTTTTCCGCTGACATCTCACACGACCCTGATCTGTTCGCCCGGATCAAGGCCGTTCACGACCAGGGAACCGATGGCCTGACATCGGAACAAGCCATGTTGCTGGATGACACCTACAAGGGATTCGTCCGTAGCGGCGCGCTTCTGGACGAAAAAAAGAAACAACGCCTGCGCGAAATCAATGAACGCGCTTCGGTCCTCAGCCCGCAATTCTCGAACAATGTCACCAAGTCAGCCGAAAGCTTTGAACTGGTTATCGAAGACAAAGCCGACCTTTCCGGCCTGCCGGACAGCGCCATAGACAGCGCCGCCCACGCTGCCGAAGAGAAAGGCTACAAGGGAAAATGGCTGTTTACACTGGATATCCCGTCTTACGCCCCGTTCATGCAGTTCGCCGATAACCGTGCCTTGCGGGAAACCATTTGGCGCGCTTTTTCCAGCCGCGCCTATGGCGGGGAATTCGATAATTGTGAGACACTGCTGGAAATTGTTCGCCTGCGCCACGAACGCGCACACTTGCTGGGCTATAAAACCCATGCCCATTTCGTGCTGGAAAGACGCATGGCAGAGACCCCGGAAACCGTGTTTGATTTTCTGGGCACTATGCAAACAACTTATAAACCAGCCGCGCAGAAAGATCTGGAACACCTCAAAGCTTTTGCCGCCAAACAAGGGCTGGAAGACGATCTCAAACCTTGGGACGTAGGCTATTATAGCGAAAAACTCAAACATTCCCTGTTCGATTTTTCAGACGAAGATTTGCGCCCCTATTTCCCGTTAACGCAGGTTCTGGACGGCGTGTTTGAGCATTTCAGCGCCCTGTTCCACCTGCGTTTCAAGCCCTCGGACGCCTATTCTGTGTGGCATCAAGATGTTAAGGCCTTTGATGTTTACGACCTGACGGACGACAGCTTTCTGGGCACGCTCTATGCCGATTTTCACCCGCGCACCGGCAAACGCTCCGGCGCCTGGAAAACATCCTACCGCGATCAGGGACTGTTCCATGGCAAGATCGAACGGCCCGTCGTAGCGATCGTCTGCAACTTCACCAAGCCGACCAAAGACAAACCTTCGCTGCTGACCCACGACGAAGTCCTGACCCTGTTTCATGAAATGGGCCACGCGATGCATGCGCTTCTGGCGCGCGGCACCTACCCGTCCCAGACCGGGACCAACGTGCTGTGGGACTTTGTCGAGCTCCCCTCGCAGGTGCAGGAAAACTGGGCCTACGAGAAAGAAACGCTCGACCGGTTTGCCCGGCATTACAAAACCGGCGAAGCAATTCCGGCTGAACTGATCCGCAAGTTACAGGATGCCAAGAACTTCATGGCCGGCTGGGGAGGACTGCGCCAGAGCGCGTTTGGCATCCTCGACATGGCATGGCACACCCAGGAAAACCCGTCGAGCATTACCGATGTCGCGGCCTTTGAAGATGCGGAACTGGCGGATATATCCTTGTTCCCGCGGCTGGCCGGACCGGTTTCCACCTCTTTCAGTCACGTCTTTGCGGGCGGTTACGCTGCCGGTTATTACAGCTATAAATGGGCAGAAGTTCTGGATGCCGATACGTTCGAGCTGTTTCAGGAACGCGGCCTTTACGACCGCCCGACGGCGGAAAGCTACAAAAACGAAATCCTGGCCAAGGGCGGATCGGAACATCCGCGTATCCTATACCGGCGCTTCCGGGGCCGCGATGCCGATCCCAATGCCCTGCTCCGCCGCGAAGGCCTGCTTTCGGACGCCGCCTGA
- a CDS encoding helix-turn-helix transcriptional regulator — protein sequence MTITTAQIRGARGILNWSQNDLAERTGISATSIGAIENGSTTPRANTIMTIQKAFEDGGIEFIGTTGLRLRTGDVRVLSGKQGFFEFYDDIYETLRKHPGNVFVSNVDENEFLKWGSDILEPHTERMKELNDIHYKILIKEGDHNYVASSYAEYRWLPKEQFSSVPFYVYGDKLAILLFSDTPTVIVLAYAAVAEAYRVQFETIWKTAITPSEE from the coding sequence ATGACAATTACGACTGCACAAATTAGAGGCGCGAGAGGGATACTGAACTGGAGCCAGAATGATCTGGCCGAACGCACAGGTATCTCGGCGACATCTATTGGTGCGATCGAGAACGGCTCCACCACCCCCCGCGCCAACACGATCATGACCATCCAAAAAGCCTTCGAAGATGGCGGGATTGAGTTTATTGGAACAACGGGCCTGAGATTGAGAACAGGCGATGTTCGTGTATTAAGCGGCAAACAAGGGTTCTTTGAATTCTACGATGATATATATGAAACACTTCGAAAACACCCTGGAAATGTTTTCGTAAGCAATGTCGATGAAAATGAGTTTTTAAAATGGGGAAGTGACATATTAGAGCCCCATACGGAAAGGATGAAAGAACTTAACGATATTCATTACAAAATCCTTATTAAAGAAGGAGATCACAATTATGTGGCCTCCTCATACGCAGAATATCGTTGGCTACCCAAAGAACAGTTTTCATCAGTTCCTTTTTATGTATATGGAGACAAACTAGCTATTTTGCTTTTTTCAGATACCCCGACAGTCATTGTATTGGCTTATGCAGCAGTTG